From one Brevibacterium sp. 'Marine' genomic stretch:
- a CDS encoding DUF2695 domain-containing protein, with translation MDKNTIDNDVRTIIDEETARVFAPRPGECLACYVFRQLGEFGCNGTHRFAEGFRDRTAPRATALLARLSSMGACCCDCEMFLNAFTFAAKPWITSMPFGELIGTPFGSEEAIDMRERFGIDEPPSTRLYLCCRLVRRGSTQACGNWARVRRW, from the coding sequence ATGGACAAGAACACCATTGACAACGACGTCAGAACGATCATCGATGAGGAAACCGCCCGCGTCTTCGCACCGCGCCCCGGCGAATGCCTGGCCTGCTATGTGTTCCGCCAGCTCGGGGAATTCGGCTGCAATGGCACACACCGGTTCGCAGAAGGCTTCCGCGACCGTACGGCTCCACGTGCCACGGCGCTGCTCGCGCGGCTGAGCAGCATGGGTGCCTGCTGCTGCGACTGTGAGATGTTCCTCAACGCCTTCACCTTCGCCGCCAAACCGTGGATCACCAGCATGCCGTTCGGCGAGCTCATCGGCACTCCCTTCGGCAGTGAGGAAGCCATCGACATGAGAGAGAGGTTCGGAATCGACGAACCTCCTTCGACGAGGCTCTACCTCTGCTGTCGATTGGTGAGAAGGGGGTCCACGCAAGCCTGCGGAAATTGGGCTCGCGTCCGACGTTGGTGA
- a CDS encoding HXXEE domain-containing protein, with protein MRGPIMLFAAWALHDAEEALTFPATTDYIADLTGIDAVRMSTKQSVAAIGVVGAGLAAAGIRGVRTGGASRFYRASVAGLEAHVFTHLLSAVAARRYTAGVITALPIMWPGAAYARRELAVLGRPLTAGDWARGAPTMGAVAVAAHVLVRFDWSSLFRSRIPSRR; from the coding sequence ATGCGCGGACCGATCATGCTGTTCGCCGCTTGGGCTCTCCACGACGCGGAGGAGGCATTGACGTTCCCCGCGACGACCGACTACATCGCCGATCTCACTGGAATCGACGCTGTGCGGATGTCGACGAAGCAGAGCGTGGCCGCGATCGGAGTGGTCGGGGCCGGGCTCGCCGCTGCCGGCATCCGAGGGGTTCGGACAGGGGGAGCCTCACGCTTCTATCGGGCGTCGGTCGCAGGCCTCGAAGCTCACGTGTTCACCCACCTGCTCTCGGCAGTCGCAGCTCGACGATACACCGCGGGAGTGATCACGGCTCTGCCGATCATGTGGCCGGGCGCCGCTTATGCCCGACGGGAACTCGCCGTACTCGGCAGACCGCTGACCGCCGGCGACTGGGCCCGCGGTGCACCGACGATGGGCGCGGTGGCGGTGGCCGCCCACGTCCTCGTCAGGTTCGACTGGTCGTCCCTGTTCAGAAGTCGTATCCCGAGTCGGCGGTGA
- a CDS encoding nucleoside hydrolase, whose amino-acid sequence MSSTLPLFLDCDPGIDDAIALAYLCCQDDVDVVGIAASGGNVATAQVVENTRGWLTLAGRSDVPVHAGHSLPLARQALQAESQASETATGEVLEYADLTHGETGRGYARVPDPSAPASSVSAAQAWVDAAHAHPGQLLGVVIGPATNLALALEIDPDLPSLFKRLFIMGGAFNYRGNTHPTTEWNVTFDPESTARVLEAFGTAHANSHLGHLPVIAPIEATEAVEMTPERLTTILDGASANGADDHWQSVLEQLSEALRFYFEFHESDGLGYLAHIHDPFVLACALSWARQNTVASLGTAPKDPNTNVSEAAAPVPVRGSAGELPWASTLWAPVDVELTGTLTRGETVADWLGRWSRPVNAEIIRTIDAPAFLDHLSSTLMKGPPA is encoded by the coding sequence ATGTCTTCCACTCTGCCGCTCTTCCTCGACTGCGACCCCGGAATCGACGATGCCATTGCGCTGGCCTACCTGTGCTGCCAAGACGACGTCGACGTCGTCGGCATTGCCGCATCCGGAGGCAACGTGGCCACCGCCCAGGTCGTCGAGAACACCCGCGGTTGGCTGACGCTGGCCGGGCGCAGCGACGTTCCCGTCCACGCCGGCCACAGTCTTCCACTGGCACGGCAGGCCCTGCAGGCGGAATCGCAGGCATCGGAGACGGCAACGGGCGAAGTCCTGGAATACGCCGACCTCACCCATGGCGAGACCGGACGCGGATACGCGCGGGTGCCGGACCCGAGCGCCCCGGCGAGTTCGGTATCGGCTGCTCAAGCGTGGGTCGATGCTGCTCACGCCCATCCCGGCCAGCTCCTCGGCGTCGTCATCGGTCCGGCCACGAATCTCGCCTTGGCCCTCGAGATCGACCCGGATCTGCCGAGTCTGTTCAAGCGCCTCTTCATCATGGGCGGAGCATTCAATTACCGCGGCAACACCCACCCGACGACGGAATGGAACGTCACCTTCGATCCCGAGTCCACGGCCCGAGTGCTCGAGGCATTCGGCACAGCGCATGCGAACAGTCACCTCGGACACCTGCCGGTCATCGCCCCCATCGAAGCGACCGAAGCCGTTGAGATGACACCCGAGCGCCTCACCACGATCCTCGACGGAGCCTCTGCCAACGGTGCCGATGACCACTGGCAGTCGGTCCTCGAACAGCTTTCCGAAGCTCTGCGCTTCTACTTCGAGTTTCACGAATCCGACGGACTCGGTTATCTCGCCCACATCCACGACCCTTTCGTCCTCGCCTGCGCCCTGTCCTGGGCGCGACAGAACACCGTTGCGTCGCTCGGGACAGCGCCCAAAGATCCGAACACCAACGTCTCGGAGGCGGCGGCTCCGGTGCCCGTACGAGGATCTGCGGGGGAGCTGCCGTGGGCGTCGACGCTGTGGGCACCAGTCGATGTCGAACTCACGGGTACACTCACACGAGGCGAAACCGTCGCCGATTGGCTGGGGCGGTGGAGCCGCCCCGTGAATGCAGAGATCATCCGCACCATCGACGCTCCTGCCTTCCTCGACCACCTCAGCTCCACCCTGATGAAAGGACCACCAGCATGA
- a CDS encoding thymidine kinase gives MTDTGRLIVIAGPMFSGKSEELMRRVRRATIAGVAVLVVSHSLDTRSPISTITSHIGAHIPAVPLSDVDSLAEAARSADYDLVAIDEAQFFGPELIPIVEGLLRDGFDVIVEGLCVTFDGEPFEPLPSLMAVAEEVLRLTAVCTICGRDAVFHQRLKDSQRGSSAAEASEAASDEDPPSPVATAIDASHVGGLDAYVARCREHFNRRRATTSAVSSSQT, from the coding sequence ATGACTGACACCGGTCGCCTCATCGTCATCGCCGGGCCCATGTTCTCCGGCAAGTCCGAGGAGCTCATGCGCCGGGTGAGGAGGGCGACCATCGCCGGCGTGGCTGTCCTCGTGGTGTCCCATTCGCTCGACACCCGCTCGCCGATCTCGACGATCACCTCACATATCGGAGCACACATCCCCGCGGTGCCGCTGTCGGACGTGGACTCCCTCGCCGAGGCGGCCCGCTCTGCCGACTATGATCTCGTCGCCATCGATGAGGCTCAGTTCTTCGGACCCGAGCTCATTCCCATAGTCGAGGGGCTCCTTCGCGACGGGTTCGACGTCATCGTCGAGGGGCTGTGCGTGACCTTCGACGGAGAGCCGTTCGAACCGCTGCCGAGTCTCATGGCCGTGGCCGAAGAAGTGCTCAGGCTCACCGCGGTCTGCACGATCTGCGGCCGCGATGCCGTCTTCCATCAACGGCTCAAAGACTCGCAGCGCGGATCGAGTGCTGCAGAGGCATCGGAGGCGGCCTCGGATGAGGACCCACCGAGTCCTGTCGCCACCGCCATCGATGCCAGCCACGTCGGGGGCCTCGACGCCTATGTCGCCCGCTGTCGCGAACACTTCAATCGGAGGCGTGCCACAACGTCAGCTGTCAGCAGTTCTCAGACATAG
- a CDS encoding carbohydrate kinase, translating to MSILVIGEALIDIVSSPGVPDRYAPGGAPANVALGLGRLGDEVQFLTDVGDDFHGGFLLAHLRESQVDVLATPRGGTSTALARLADDGSAEYEFQLRWDPDSSLLGSSAHSVLHFASIAAFLEPGSAVIDRLLDAVPEQSDPQTAGLQRAGTLISFDPNIRPSIVGSHEDVLPRFEELARRVDVLKLSDVDADWLYPDLSEEEQVDRLLDLGPGVVAMTRGGDGAILATASARVTVDSARVDVTDTIGAGDTFMVSLIHDLHASTSPVASLGAAELMALGDRASALAGITVGRSGADLPWAADLTN from the coding sequence ATGAGCATTCTCGTCATCGGTGAAGCCCTCATCGACATCGTCAGTTCGCCCGGTGTTCCCGACCGCTATGCACCGGGTGGAGCGCCGGCCAATGTCGCTCTCGGTTTGGGCCGCCTCGGCGACGAGGTCCAGTTCCTCACCGATGTCGGTGATGACTTCCACGGCGGATTCCTTCTCGCTCACCTGCGGGAGTCCCAGGTTGACGTGCTCGCCACCCCTCGAGGCGGCACCTCCACAGCGCTGGCCCGCCTGGCCGATGACGGTTCGGCCGAGTACGAGTTCCAGCTGCGGTGGGATCCCGATTCGTCGCTGCTCGGAAGCAGCGCCCATTCGGTCTTGCATTTCGCGTCGATCGCAGCTTTCCTCGAGCCGGGCTCCGCCGTGATCGACCGACTCCTCGACGCTGTCCCGGAACAGTCAGATCCGCAGACGGCAGGCCTGCAGAGAGCAGGGACGCTCATCTCCTTCGACCCGAACATCCGGCCGTCGATCGTCGGTTCCCACGAGGATGTGCTGCCACGATTCGAGGAGTTGGCGCGTCGGGTCGACGTCCTCAAACTCAGCGATGTCGATGCCGATTGGCTCTATCCCGATCTCTCTGAAGAAGAACAGGTCGATCGTCTGCTCGATCTTGGTCCGGGCGTGGTGGCGATGACTCGCGGAGGTGACGGCGCGATCTTGGCGACCGCCTCGGCGCGGGTGACGGTGGATTCGGCTCGGGTCGACGTGACGGATACGATCGGAGCCGGAGACACGTTCATGGTCTCCCTCATCCACGATCTGCATGCCTCGACATCACCGGTGGCCTCCCTCGGTGCGGCTGAGCTCATGGCCCTGGGGGATCGTGCATCTGCGCTGGCCGGGATCACCGTCGGCCGCAGCGGCGCAGATCTTCCGTGGGCCGCGGATCTCACGAACTGA
- a CDS encoding HNH endonuclease signature motif containing protein produces MEAEQVPDVLTEIRRWRVSLSELPPAKTEEEAIDRITALEELASASAAAQARETLTFDMLRRNREAEDGVASKKQGRGLGAEVALARKVSRSRGDALLKFSRTLLMDLPRTFAAMKGGDISEEKARVVAKESDWLPREKKHELDECMAERLSEVGVRRLGNEVRALAQKLDQQAAVDHLERCIEERSVSVRPAPGNMAYLTALLPMPQAVAAFANLTKSAQSVIATGEADGRSQSQIAADLLVERLTGQESAKAVPTEVHLIMQASSLFAPGEESAWFPGVGPIPAEVARDFVAENDAAVFLRRLYTRPEDGQLVRMDSRRREFAGLLRRMIVMRDDVCRSPWCDAPIKQADHAVSFAAGGDTEWENSSGLCAACNYAKELAGWRHRATPDALEVVTPTGHRYRSRTKPISEPDPGLVGGESVAETTAPPGILAGTGPPTPAVGSDPPTVEGGPTPPAATAEDSTAAGPVAADTALGSGAPASGESSASGEAPASGEVEGADEGPDDQQRRIFLPWRFIRRAEQPPPLRIGTTTVSVDVYDADFEPLSPVEELLLTGIREHVGFRRAEAAAGGHGGSQPAFSYSFHNSAGRKSKGE; encoded by the coding sequence ATGGAAGCAGAGCAGGTTCCAGACGTTCTCACCGAGATCCGTCGGTGGCGTGTCAGTCTGTCCGAACTGCCCCCGGCGAAGACCGAGGAAGAAGCCATCGATCGCATCACTGCACTCGAGGAACTCGCGTCGGCGAGTGCGGCCGCGCAGGCCCGTGAGACCCTGACGTTCGACATGCTCCGCCGCAATCGCGAAGCCGAAGACGGTGTCGCCAGCAAGAAGCAGGGACGTGGCCTCGGAGCCGAGGTGGCCCTGGCGAGGAAGGTCTCGCGCTCCCGCGGAGACGCACTGTTGAAGTTCTCCCGGACTCTGCTCATGGACCTGCCGAGGACGTTTGCGGCGATGAAGGGCGGTGACATCTCGGAAGAGAAAGCGCGGGTTGTTGCCAAGGAGTCCGACTGGCTGCCGAGGGAGAAGAAGCATGAGCTCGATGAGTGCATGGCCGAACGCCTTTCCGAGGTGGGTGTCAGGCGACTCGGCAACGAGGTGCGAGCGCTTGCGCAGAAGCTCGACCAGCAGGCCGCGGTCGACCACCTGGAACGCTGCATCGAAGAGCGTTCGGTGAGTGTGCGTCCGGCTCCGGGGAACATGGCCTACCTGACCGCGCTGCTGCCGATGCCGCAGGCGGTTGCCGCCTTTGCGAACCTGACGAAATCGGCACAGTCTGTCATCGCCACGGGTGAAGCCGACGGTCGCTCGCAGAGTCAGATCGCGGCAGACCTGCTGGTCGAACGCCTGACCGGGCAGGAATCGGCCAAGGCCGTGCCGACGGAGGTGCACCTGATCATGCAGGCGAGCAGTCTGTTCGCACCGGGGGAGGAATCGGCATGGTTCCCCGGAGTCGGACCGATCCCGGCCGAGGTTGCCAGGGATTTCGTGGCCGAGAATGATGCTGCGGTGTTCCTACGTCGCCTGTACACGCGGCCGGAGGACGGACAGCTTGTGCGGATGGATTCTCGCCGCAGGGAGTTTGCCGGACTGCTCCGGCGCATGATTGTTATGCGTGATGATGTGTGCCGCTCGCCCTGGTGCGACGCGCCGATCAAGCAGGCCGATCACGCGGTCTCCTTCGCCGCCGGCGGAGACACCGAATGGGAGAACTCCTCCGGCCTGTGCGCGGCCTGCAATTATGCGAAGGAACTCGCGGGGTGGCGGCATAGGGCAACGCCGGATGCGCTCGAAGTGGTCACGCCCACGGGCCACCGCTACCGCTCGCGCACCAAACCGATCAGCGAGCCCGACCCGGGCCTGGTCGGCGGCGAGAGCGTCGCCGAGACGACTGCTCCGCCGGGTATTCTCGCGGGAACCGGTCCGCCGACCCCGGCCGTCGGTTCCGACCCACCAACTGTTGAGGGCGGACCAACACCACCGGCCGCCACGGCCGAAGACAGCACAGCTGCAGGCCCTGTAGCTGCAGACACCGCACTCGGGTCTGGTGCGCCTGCGTCGGGAGAGTCGTCTGCATCGGGCGAAGCACCTGCATCAGGAGAGGTCGAGGGTGCTGACGAAGGTCCCGACGACCAGCAGCGGCGGATCTTCCTGCCGTGGCGGTTCATTCGTCGGGCCGAGCAGCCGCCACCGCTGAGAATCGGGACCACCACCGTCAGCGTTGATGTCTACGACGCGGACTTCGAGCCGCTGAGCCCGGTCGAGGAGCTGCTGCTCACCGGCATCCGGGAGCATGTCGGGTTCCGGCGAGCCGAGGCAGCGGCTGGAGGCCATGGTGGCAGCCAACCTGCATTCAGCTATTCTTTCCACAATTCTGCTGGGCGGAAGTCCAAAGGCGAATGA
- a CDS encoding YrhK family protein, with protein sequence MAENNGDIHLHIGPEELVIRQRYQVISIANDVLIGVWFLIGSFMFFSDALMTTGTWLFVIGSIEMLIRPVIRLIRHLHLQRFRGSSGVTADSGYDF encoded by the coding sequence ATGGCTGAGAACAACGGCGACATTCATCTGCATATCGGGCCCGAAGAGCTTGTCATCCGCCAGCGCTACCAGGTCATCAGCATCGCCAATGATGTGCTCATCGGCGTGTGGTTCCTCATCGGCAGCTTCATGTTCTTCTCCGACGCTCTGATGACCACCGGCACCTGGCTGTTCGTCATCGGCAGCATCGAAATGCTCATCCGCCCGGTCATCCGACTCATCCGGCACCTGCATCTGCAGAGGTTCCGCGGATCCAGCGGCGTCACCGCCGACTCGGGATACGACTTCTGA
- a CDS encoding histidine kinase: MTAHSRQSGQGPTTTVGPGQNRNRTLALALTLLGTLIVIGTYVAVLLTQPANLGVDLGHTTLWVMLGYLVGGILLAAGTLPLIPRSVLALIPVAIALNIVIGQVIGNYTPVPLYLDSIGTVLIGVLAGPAAGAFTGIISNLVWGVTLSPSVIAFSSGAAFIGAAAGWAARLGVFRTPWTAVIVGAVAGVPAGAIGAPVAAYVFGGGLGAGTGGVVAILQAAGLEMFNATFAQSMVSDIVDKALIFALAYVVIRSLPKRIIGRYPFALHSRQKSASNESTASAGATVESAPAAE; encoded by the coding sequence ATGACCGCACACTCCAGACAGTCTGGGCAGGGGCCGACCACCACGGTCGGTCCCGGACAAAACCGCAACCGCACCCTAGCTCTCGCCCTCACTCTGCTCGGCACCCTCATCGTCATCGGCACCTACGTCGCCGTGCTGCTGACCCAACCGGCCAACCTCGGTGTCGACCTCGGCCATACCACTCTGTGGGTCATGCTCGGCTATCTGGTCGGAGGCATTCTGCTCGCCGCCGGCACTCTCCCGCTGATTCCCCGCAGCGTTCTCGCCCTCATTCCGGTCGCCATCGCCCTCAACATCGTCATCGGGCAGGTCATTGGCAACTACACCCCCGTACCCCTCTACCTCGACTCCATCGGAACGGTGCTCATCGGCGTCCTGGCAGGGCCCGCCGCAGGTGCCTTCACGGGAATCATCTCGAACCTCGTCTGGGGCGTGACCCTGAGCCCCAGCGTCATCGCCTTCAGCTCCGGGGCCGCCTTCATCGGAGCTGCCGCCGGCTGGGCAGCACGACTCGGGGTCTTCCGCACACCCTGGACGGCGGTCATCGTCGGCGCCGTCGCCGGGGTTCCCGCCGGTGCCATCGGAGCACCCGTAGCCGCCTACGTCTTCGGCGGCGGACTCGGAGCCGGAACCGGGGGAGTCGTGGCCATCCTCCAAGCCGCGGGCCTCGAGATGTTCAACGCCACCTTCGCTCAGAGCATGGTCTCCGACATCGTCGATAAGGCGCTCATCTTCGCCCTCGCCTATGTCGTCATCCGGTCGCTGCCCAAACGCATCATCGGTCGCTACCCCTTCGCCCTGCACAGCCGCCAGAAGTCTGCGTCGAATGAGAGCACAGCGTCTGCCGGAGCGACAGTCGAGTCGGCGCCTGCGGCGGAATGA
- a CDS encoding ABC transporter ATP-binding protein yields MTGFGLTYAGEETQALTDVTLSLPAGSMTAVLGPVGSGTSTLARALAGLLGARGTSTGHVDVAGTVGLLGDDPEAQLSGMTSHVEDEVQLACRLRGIAGAESEERARAALARLGIDDLWARRLDTLSGGQRQLVALSRITALDPDLLILDQPSQSLDPDMRRGLAAALRQTCDRGRSVLITGHQIDELALSCHEVRFLDAGRLRPAHVAPGDSGVDTESDTDADTDADAGADTDAGADTDADAGTGDELGRSALRQGVWDTRPVDPPGPVIPTAPVRTEPVLKVRDFGVDRAGTVVLKCVDFELHPGELITLTGANGAGKSTLLRGLIGLLDRSADCAGTVTASRLGERTNLLDLPAHVRSAHLGWVGQDPGVQLSAATVRSELMRAAPLPRHRRRDRPEMIEQRRRVVDTALDEADLAAVCEEHPFDLDTPRRKDLVIASALVTGAEVLLLDEPTIGRDRAGMDRLSAIIDGFLARGGAVLATTHDHRWAQESSHRRFHLADGRGNLS; encoded by the coding sequence ATGACAGGTTTCGGATTGACCTACGCCGGTGAAGAGACCCAGGCTCTGACCGATGTCACCCTGTCGCTGCCGGCAGGATCGATGACCGCGGTTCTCGGTCCCGTCGGATCGGGAACTTCGACCCTTGCTCGGGCGTTGGCCGGTCTGCTCGGAGCCAGAGGAACATCGACCGGGCACGTCGATGTCGCTGGGACTGTCGGCCTCCTCGGCGATGATCCGGAAGCCCAATTGAGCGGAATGACCAGCCACGTCGAGGATGAGGTCCAGTTGGCGTGCAGATTGCGCGGCATTGCGGGAGCCGAGTCAGAGGAGCGGGCGCGGGCTGCGCTGGCACGGTTGGGGATCGACGACCTGTGGGCCCGCCGTCTCGATACGCTCTCCGGCGGTCAGCGCCAATTGGTGGCGTTGTCGAGGATCACCGCACTCGATCCCGATCTGCTCATTCTGGACCAGCCCTCGCAGTCACTCGACCCCGATATGCGTCGAGGTCTGGCGGCGGCCCTGCGGCAGACCTGTGATCGTGGGCGGTCGGTGCTCATCACCGGACACCAGATCGACGAGCTCGCTCTCTCCTGCCACGAGGTGCGTTTCCTCGACGCGGGCAGGCTGAGGCCAGCGCACGTCGCGCCCGGGGATTCCGGGGTCGACACTGAATCCGACACCGACGCCGACACCGATGCCGACGCTGGCGCCGACACCGACGCTGGCGCGGACACCGACGCTGACGCAGGTACAGGTGACGAACTGGGCCGTTCCGCACTGCGGCAGGGAGTCTGGGACACCCGTCCCGTTGACCCGCCCGGACCGGTCATTCCGACCGCACCCGTGAGAACGGAACCCGTGCTTAAGGTGAGGGACTTCGGCGTGGACCGCGCAGGCACAGTTGTGCTCAAGTGCGTCGACTTCGAACTTCACCCCGGTGAGCTGATCACCCTCACCGGCGCCAACGGAGCGGGGAAGTCGACTCTGCTGCGCGGGCTCATCGGACTCCTCGATCGGTCGGCTGACTGCGCGGGCACGGTCACGGCGAGCCGCCTCGGCGAAAGGACGAATCTGCTGGACCTGCCCGCCCACGTCCGCAGCGCTCATCTGGGATGGGTCGGACAGGATCCCGGCGTTCAGCTCTCGGCGGCGACCGTGCGATCCGAACTCATGCGTGCGGCTCCGCTGCCGCGCCACCGGCGGCGCGATCGGCCGGAAATGATCGAACAGCGTCGCCGCGTCGTCGACACGGCGTTGGACGAGGCCGATCTGGCTGCCGTGTGTGAGGAGCATCCATTCGACCTCGACACACCCCGGCGCAAAGACCTCGTCATCGCCTCGGCCCTTGTCACAGGCGCAGAAGTCCTGCTTCTCGACGAACCCACGATCGGTCGCGACCGAGCGGGAATGGACCGGTTGAGCGCGATCATCGATGGCTTCCTGGCCCGAGGCGGCGCCGTCCTCGCAACAACCCATGACCACCGGTGGGCCCAGGAATCCTCTCACCGTCGATTCCACCTCGCTGATGGACGAGGGAACCTGTCCTGA
- a CDS encoding VOC family protein, with protein MSRRVQVTFDCHDPVKTARFWASALGYIIPGPPGVELGDDDPFDAWKAFIAELGIELGPENMRAAIEDPEGIGPRLFFQTVPEAKTVKNRIHLDVRSAPGLEGEERMEALEAECVRLSEFGGHRLRRVDPDPPMEQGFIIMADPEGNEFCLD; from the coding sequence ATGAGCAGAAGAGTCCAGGTCACTTTCGACTGCCATGACCCGGTGAAGACGGCGAGGTTCTGGGCATCGGCACTCGGCTACATCATTCCTGGCCCGCCGGGCGTCGAACTCGGCGACGACGATCCGTTCGACGCTTGGAAAGCCTTCATCGCCGAACTCGGGATCGAGCTCGGGCCGGAGAACATGCGCGCGGCCATCGAAGACCCCGAGGGCATCGGACCTCGCCTGTTCTTCCAGACCGTCCCCGAAGCCAAAACGGTGAAGAACCGCATCCATCTCGACGTCCGATCGGCACCGGGCCTCGAAGGCGAGGAACGGATGGAGGCGCTGGAAGCCGAATGCGTGCGCCTGTCAGAGTTCGGAGGACATCGGCTCAGACGTGTCGATCCCGATCCGCCGATGGAGCAGGGCTTCATCATCATGGCCGACCCTGAGGGCAACGAGTTCTGCCTTGACTGA
- a CDS encoding PepSY domain-containing protein has product MKTKRMALSTAAGLAALSLGLAGCTGSGSGDGGDDTQDSPAASDSSSDNADEATDDKDENADDDSEQDSTQDSSGQGLPADADLSKDAPAVSAGDAIETAKKEVGDGIVHGIELDWDEKDGAWQYDVSILDGTTDHDVEIDADSGNIVEHEQDSTDDKEEPIDLNDPMTFDDALKLAQEKASGKLVGWKLEYDDSMQEYQFDFSDGGEETEVTVDTDTKRVTVDDD; this is encoded by the coding sequence ATGAAGACGAAACGCATGGCATTGAGCACAGCGGCAGGACTCGCGGCTCTTTCTCTCGGTTTGGCCGGGTGTACCGGAAGCGGCTCCGGGGACGGCGGTGATGACACTCAAGACAGTCCCGCCGCCAGCGACTCGTCGTCGGACAACGCCGATGAGGCCACGGACGACAAGGATGAGAACGCCGACGACGACAGCGAGCAGGACTCGACGCAGGACTCGTCCGGACAGGGGCTCCCCGCCGATGCAGATCTGAGCAAAGATGCGCCGGCGGTCAGTGCCGGCGACGCGATCGAGACGGCGAAGAAGGAAGTCGGAGACGGAATCGTCCACGGCATCGAACTCGACTGGGACGAGAAGGACGGGGCCTGGCAGTACGACGTCTCGATCCTCGACGGCACCACCGACCACGACGTCGAGATCGACGCCGACTCCGGAAATATCGTCGAACACGAGCAGGATTCGACCGACGACAAGGAAGAGCCCATCGACCTCAACGACCCGATGACCTTCGACGACGCACTCAAACTCGCGCAGGAGAAGGCGTCCGGCAAGCTCGTCGGCTGGAAGCTCGAATACGACGACAGCATGCAGGAATACCAATTCGACTTCTCCGATGGCGGGGAGGAGACGGAAGTCACCGTCGACACCGACACCAAACGCGTCACCGTCGACGATGACTGA
- a CDS encoding energy-coupling factor transporter transmembrane component T — MIAAGPKSSSTGSAAAPPDDGRTDLGRRLHPATEIVILFSSLLLVFGVPSPVAPMAVIVATVLTVVVSPALRLRSWALGVAVLCLPTLFVLVIVQGFFYPGAEVHVLWEAGPAHLSVEGLSIAIQIWLRVAALIGLCALFGLGTDSARLFDGLRMLRLPDSIAYVCASAIGLIPLIGARTRHVIEARKARGWATQHWRVRMRLLPGIVTGLFTSVLIEVEQRHEVLEQSGLGANSRRVELHDYHTGRGQGLLRLTIAVLAVGLVAASVAGVLPLPDSSQLIGVR, encoded by the coding sequence ATGATCGCCGCCGGTCCCAAGTCCTCCAGTACCGGAAGCGCCGCCGCGCCTCCAGATGACGGTCGCACTGACCTCGGTCGCCGGCTGCATCCGGCGACCGAGATCGTCATCCTCTTCAGCAGCCTCCTGCTCGTCTTCGGGGTGCCCTCACCCGTGGCGCCCATGGCCGTCATCGTCGCCACCGTGCTCACAGTCGTCGTCTCACCGGCGCTGCGTCTGCGGTCGTGGGCCCTCGGTGTCGCCGTGCTGTGCCTGCCGACGCTGTTCGTGCTCGTCATTGTGCAGGGATTCTTCTACCCGGGCGCCGAGGTGCATGTCCTCTGGGAGGCAGGACCGGCGCATCTCAGCGTCGAAGGACTGAGCATTGCAATCCAGATCTGGCTGCGTGTGGCCGCACTCATCGGCCTGTGTGCCCTCTTCGGCCTCGGCACCGATTCGGCTCGACTCTTCGATGGTCTGCGCATGCTCCGACTGCCCGACAGCATCGCCTATGTGTGCGCCTCCGCAATCGGACTCATCCCTCTCATCGGCGCCCGAACCCGCCACGTCATCGAAGCCCGCAAGGCCCGAGGCTGGGCGACGCAGCACTGGCGCGTGCGAATGCGGCTGTTGCCGGGCATCGTCACGGGCCTGTTCACCTCGGTGCTCATCGAGGTCGAACAGCGCCACGAGGTGCTCGAACAGAGCGGCCTCGGAGCGAACAGTCGCCGTGTCGAACTGCACGACTACCACACCGGTCGCGGACAGGGACTGCTGCGTCTCACCATCGCTGTCCTCGCGGTCGGTCTCGTCGCCGCCTCGGTGGCCGGTGTGCTGCCGCTGCCGGACTCCTCTCAACTGATCGGTGTCCGCTGA